One segment of Fervidobacterium gondwanense DSM 13020 DNA contains the following:
- a CDS encoding ABC transporter substrate-binding protein, translating to MSSLKKAVLVLLLVSSLSVFAVVKIGALLPLTGGVSAFGDLVKKGIELALEERGTVLGEKIEVVYMDTRSEKTEAANGIARLIDKEGVIAVIGEVISGNSIAAGEIAEKKKVPMVSPSSTNPLVTQGKKFVSRVCFIDPLQGTALAEFAVKTLKIKKATVLTDVEQDYSVGLSNYFIERFKKYGGQVQQLQYKSGDSEFSAQLSQALAFGAEAIVVTGYYNEIALVAQQARALGFKGYILAGDGADAPELIKIGGQAVEGIYFTTHYHPDAPVTSVSKKFAEAFVKKYGVRPSTLSALGYDAYMLVVEAIERAKTTKPELIATAIRSIKNFQGASGTITIDANTGNATKDVVILTVKKQQFAFAATISAASLK from the coding sequence ATGAGTAGTTTGAAGAAAGCCGTCTTAGTTCTTCTTTTAGTTAGTTCTCTTAGTGTGTTTGCAGTTGTGAAGATTGGTGCTCTCTTGCCACTCACAGGTGGGGTCTCTGCGTTCGGAGATTTGGTAAAAAAGGGTATCGAGCTGGCACTTGAAGAAAGAGGAACTGTGCTTGGCGAAAAGATTGAGGTTGTCTACATGGACACGAGAAGTGAGAAAACAGAGGCAGCTAACGGTATTGCAAGGCTTATTGATAAAGAAGGAGTTATCGCTGTTATAGGCGAAGTTATCAGCGGTAACTCGATTGCAGCTGGCGAAATAGCTGAAAAGAAAAAAGTACCTATGGTCAGCCCATCTTCGACAAACCCACTCGTGACACAAGGTAAGAAATTTGTTTCAAGGGTATGCTTCATCGACCCGCTCCAGGGTACAGCGCTTGCAGAATTTGCAGTTAAGACATTGAAGATTAAAAAGGCAACGGTCCTCACGGACGTTGAGCAAGACTACAGCGTTGGTCTTTCAAACTATTTCATCGAAAGATTCAAGAAATACGGCGGACAGGTACAGCAGTTGCAATACAAATCAGGAGACAGCGAATTCAGCGCCCAGCTGTCACAAGCGTTGGCATTCGGAGCAGAAGCGATAGTAGTGACAGGATACTACAATGAAATAGCTCTTGTTGCACAACAAGCAAGGGCACTCGGATTCAAAGGATACATCCTTGCGGGAGATGGAGCTGATGCGCCAGAGTTAATAAAGATAGGTGGACAAGCAGTTGAGGGAATATACTTTACAACCCACTACCATCCAGACGCACCTGTTACGAGCGTTTCCAAAAAATTCGCTGAAGCATTTGTAAAGAAATACGGAGTAAGGCCGTCCACACTGTCAGCACTTGGGTACGATGCATACATGTTAGTAGTAGAAGCGATAGAGAGAGCAAAAACAACAAAGCCAGAATTGATAGCTACAGCAATTAGGTCTATTAAGAACTTCCAAGGTGCAAGTGGAACGATTACGATAGATGCAAATACGGGAAATGCAACAAAAGATGTTGTGATTCTAACAGTTAAAAAACAGCAGTTTGCTTTTGCTGCGACTATTTCTGCAGCATCTTTGAAATAG
- a CDS encoding 4Fe-4S cluster-binding domain-containing protein: MTFEKPLLRVVRVLYGDHPELPSVSVYFQGCDAFPKCAGCHNPETWEFNEDFSVDFESLKEHVISKLQTLLKTYEKVSLALLGGEPLSFRNRRYCYLLAKEVKETFGDKVVVIVYSWRTPKELLNMNIPLSYFDEFVLGRYNHKYHRNGFPASANQLYLNKEQLIQILQIISARGTRYVKVS, encoded by the coding sequence ATGACATTTGAAAAGCCACTTTTGCGGGTTGTGAGGGTACTGTACGGCGACCATCCAGAATTGCCTTCCGTCAGCGTATATTTCCAAGGCTGTGATGCTTTTCCAAAATGCGCAGGCTGCCACAATCCTGAGACGTGGGAATTCAACGAAGATTTTTCCGTTGACTTTGAAAGTCTCAAAGAGCACGTCATTTCAAAACTTCAAACACTGCTTAAAACGTACGAAAAAGTCAGCTTGGCGTTACTTGGCGGTGAGCCACTGTCGTTCAGGAACAGAAGATATTGTTATTTACTCGCTAAAGAAGTTAAAGAAACATTTGGCGACAAAGTCGTCGTAATCGTGTACTCTTGGAGGACGCCGAAAGAACTGCTTAACATGAACATACCGCTGAGCTATTTCGATGAATTCGTACTCGGAAGGTACAACCACAAATATCACAGAAACGGATTTCCAGCTTCGGCAAACCAGCTTTACTTAAATAAAGAACAACTTATCCAGATATTGCAAATTATTAGTGCAAGGGGGACAAGGTATGTCAAAGTTAGTTGA
- a CDS encoding branched-chain amino acid ABC transporter permease translates to MTINLTIFVQNLFNGLMVGGLYALIAVGYTMVYGILRLINFAFGDIMVMGIYFAFYGATLIRFSFPLAVIFSLGATAVLGVLIDRLAYKPLRNSPRISALITAIGVSFFIESFAVVFFGPNYKAFLEALKNKTIAFESFVFGNVYLPKIIFIILGITAVALVLLYLIVYRTKMGMAMRAISADIPTTSLMGVNVDNVIGFTFAISSALAALAGIMWALRYPSFYPYTGFVPGLKAFIAAVLGGIGSINGAVLGGILLGVIEMMIITFFPTLMQYKDAFAFIILILILLVRPAGLLGKRAVEKV, encoded by the coding sequence TTGACCATAAACCTTACTATCTTTGTTCAAAATCTGTTCAATGGGTTGATGGTTGGTGGGTTGTATGCATTAATAGCTGTGGGATACACAATGGTGTATGGTATACTGAGACTCATTAACTTCGCATTTGGTGACATCATGGTCATGGGTATATACTTCGCATTTTACGGAGCTACGCTCATTAGATTCAGCTTTCCTCTCGCTGTTATATTCTCGCTTGGTGCAACGGCTGTACTGGGTGTTCTTATCGACAGGCTTGCTTACAAGCCACTGAGAAATTCGCCAAGAATTTCAGCCTTGATAACGGCAATTGGTGTGTCGTTCTTCATTGAAAGCTTTGCGGTTGTTTTCTTCGGACCGAACTACAAAGCATTCTTAGAGGCTTTGAAAAACAAAACTATTGCCTTTGAATCGTTCGTCTTCGGCAACGTCTACCTTCCAAAGATCATATTCATCATCCTTGGCATAACCGCTGTTGCTTTGGTTCTGCTTTATCTGATTGTCTACAGAACAAAAATGGGAATGGCAATGCGAGCAATATCTGCTGACATACCGACAACATCATTAATGGGTGTCAATGTTGATAATGTTATTGGCTTTACATTTGCTATCTCATCCGCCTTAGCTGCTCTTGCTGGCATCATGTGGGCTTTGAGGTACCCGAGCTTCTATCCATACACCGGTTTTGTTCCGGGACTTAAAGCGTTCATAGCGGCTGTTCTTGGTGGTATAGGCTCCATTAACGGAGCAGTCCTTGGCGGTATACTGCTCGGTGTCATAGAGATGATGATAATCACATTTTTCCCAACCCTCATGCAGTACAAGGATGCGTTTGCGTTCATAATCCTTATCCTCATACTCCTTGTAAGACCAGCAGGGCTACTCGGCAAACGCGCGGTAGAGAAAGTTTGA
- a CDS encoding ABC transporter ATP-binding protein yields the protein MPVLEVEGLHVFYGSINAIKGISFKVDKGKVITLIGANGAGKTTTLSTIAGLVKAKRGKIIFEGKEIHNLPPHQINRLGVCLVPEGRRIFPNLTVMENLMMGAFNRKDKEGVKQDLEWVFSLFPRLAERKNQLGGTLSGGEQQMLAISRALMSRPKLLMMDEPSLGLAPILVEEVFEIIKKLNEDGMTILLVEQNAVGALNISHYGYVLETGNITLEGNSKDLLKDEKVKKAYLGL from the coding sequence ATGCCGGTGCTTGAAGTTGAAGGCTTACACGTATTTTACGGCTCAATCAACGCAATTAAAGGAATATCGTTCAAAGTTGATAAAGGAAAAGTCATAACGCTTATCGGCGCCAACGGCGCTGGTAAGACGACGACGCTATCAACAATCGCTGGCTTGGTTAAAGCAAAGAGGGGAAAAATCATCTTCGAAGGAAAGGAAATTCATAACCTGCCACCGCACCAGATTAACAGACTTGGCGTATGCCTTGTTCCGGAAGGTAGAAGAATCTTCCCAAACTTAACGGTCATGGAAAACCTCATGATGGGCGCATTCAACAGAAAAGACAAAGAAGGCGTAAAACAAGACCTTGAATGGGTCTTTTCACTATTCCCAAGACTTGCGGAGAGAAAAAACCAACTGGGCGGAACGCTCTCTGGTGGAGAACAGCAGATGCTTGCGATTTCGAGAGCGCTCATGAGCAGGCCTAAACTACTCATGATGGACGAACCATCGCTTGGACTTGCGCCTATACTTGTTGAAGAAGTCTTCGAAATAATCAAAAAACTTAACGAAGACGGAATGACAATACTGCTTGTTGAACAGAACGCAGTCGGTGCGCTCAACATATCGCACTATGGATACGTACTTGAGACAGGAAACATAACCCTCGAAGGAAATTCCAAAGATCTACTCAAAGACGAAAAAGTCAAAAAAGCATACCTCGGGTTGTGA
- a CDS encoding branched-chain amino acid ABC transporter permease, with the protein MKSKTKRDLTLTVLFVIFVAILLAIANVRFDSYQRQILSLMAIYGIMAVSLNLVNGITGVFSLGHAGFILLGAYTSALLTIPPDQKQMIFIIAPPSPLIANLHTDFFTATIIGGLVAAFGAFIIGFPVLRLSGDYLAIASLGFSEVLRIFALNLQSITNGSLGLKGLPNYTNIWWSWGWLLVTVLFIVSLVKSSYGRALLAIRDNSIAAEAMGINVFKHTLLSFVISAFFAGVSGALYAHWLTTIDPRITTFGPILTYYVLIMVVLGGLGSISGSIVGAIIFAFLMEWLRAFEQPFTLFGKEFPAIQGMRMLVLSVLFVITMIVWKRGIFGRGELTWEGIIRFFKRISSRGGKQ; encoded by the coding sequence ATGAAGAGCAAGACGAAAAGGGATTTAACACTGACCGTACTATTCGTAATTTTCGTTGCTATTTTGCTTGCTATTGCCAATGTTAGATTCGATTCTTACCAAAGACAAATACTATCACTGATGGCGATATACGGAATAATGGCTGTGAGCTTGAACCTTGTTAATGGTATAACTGGTGTATTTTCACTTGGTCATGCAGGTTTTATATTACTCGGTGCGTATACATCGGCACTTCTCACAATTCCGCCTGACCAAAAACAGATGATATTTATCATTGCACCACCGAGCCCTCTAATAGCGAACTTGCACACCGACTTCTTTACGGCGACGATAATAGGCGGTCTTGTCGCAGCTTTCGGAGCGTTCATAATCGGATTTCCGGTTTTGAGACTTTCGGGAGATTATCTTGCTATAGCGTCGCTCGGTTTTTCAGAAGTCTTAAGGATATTTGCACTAAACCTGCAATCGATAACGAACGGTTCTCTGGGCTTAAAGGGACTGCCAAACTACACGAACATCTGGTGGAGCTGGGGCTGGCTCTTAGTTACGGTATTGTTTATTGTTAGCTTGGTAAAAAGCTCATACGGTAGAGCACTCTTAGCTATACGAGACAACTCGATAGCGGCTGAAGCGATGGGAATAAACGTCTTCAAACACACCTTGCTTTCATTCGTTATCAGCGCATTCTTTGCAGGCGTGAGTGGAGCGCTGTATGCCCACTGGCTCACCACGATAGACCCGAGGATAACGACATTCGGTCCAATCCTAACCTACTACGTGCTCATTATGGTCGTTCTCGGTGGACTTGGTAGCATAAGCGGGTCGATAGTTGGTGCAATAATCTTCGCGTTCCTCATGGAATGGCTCAGAGCGTTCGAACAGCCATTCACACTCTTTGGAAAAGAATTCCCAGCGATACAAGGCATGAGGATGCTCGTTCTCTCAGTGCTGTTTGTCATAACGATGATCGTCTGGAAGCGCGGAATATTTGGAAGAGGAGAACTAACATGGGAAGGAATAATAAGATTTTTCAAGCGCATCAGTTCAAGAGGTGGTAAACAATGA
- the coaBC gene encoding bifunctional phosphopantothenoylcysteine decarboxylase/phosphopantothenate--cysteine ligase CoaBC: MNVLLGVSSGIAIYKAVDLASKIRKQGWNLQVIMTENAAKLINPVVFSSVGNCKVYTDTYEIESGWIIHTEVSKWADVFIIAPATANTIAKIANGFADNLLTTTALAFNKENKVIVPTMNTRMYENPATLENLEKVKKLGWKVLEPEVGHLACGEVGKGRYPENEKIIEFIHILAEEKPLAGKKVLVTAGPTRESIDPVRYISNHSSGKMGYAIANVAKRLGADVCLITGPTCMEYPYFVDEIVKVESAREMFENVLEKYDDYDILIMCAAVADYAPAESAKEKIKKSSDKLVIELSKTPDILEYVGHHKRSAQIVVGFAAETQNIIENGYEKLVKKNADVIVANDARKVMGSDKTEVYIIFKGKAVVNLEGTKEEVAKELLKRVCTDTH, encoded by the coding sequence ATGAATGTCCTATTAGGTGTCTCTTCTGGGATTGCTATATACAAAGCTGTCGATTTGGCAAGTAAGATTAGAAAGCAAGGATGGAATCTGCAGGTGATAATGACTGAGAATGCAGCTAAGTTGATTAACCCCGTTGTGTTTTCGTCAGTTGGTAACTGTAAAGTCTATACGGATACGTACGAGATTGAGTCTGGCTGGATAATTCACACCGAAGTTTCAAAATGGGCTGATGTTTTTATCATAGCTCCGGCAACGGCAAATACGATTGCAAAGATTGCAAATGGTTTTGCTGACAATCTTTTGACAACAACTGCTCTCGCATTTAACAAGGAAAACAAGGTCATCGTTCCAACGATGAATACTCGGATGTACGAAAATCCCGCAACTTTGGAGAATTTGGAGAAGGTTAAGAAATTGGGATGGAAGGTTTTAGAACCGGAAGTTGGACATTTGGCTTGTGGAGAGGTTGGAAAGGGAAGGTACCCTGAAAATGAAAAAATTATAGAATTTATACATATCTTGGCTGAAGAGAAGCCGCTTGCAGGCAAGAAGGTGCTCGTTACAGCGGGTCCAACAAGGGAAAGCATTGATCCTGTAAGGTACATTTCGAACCACTCAAGCGGTAAGATGGGATATGCAATTGCGAACGTGGCGAAAAGATTAGGTGCAGATGTGTGTTTGATAACCGGACCAACGTGTATGGAATATCCTTATTTTGTAGATGAAATAGTGAAGGTTGAAAGCGCACGCGAGATGTTTGAAAATGTTTTGGAAAAATACGATGACTATGATATACTTATTATGTGTGCCGCTGTTGCGGATTATGCACCAGCTGAAAGTGCAAAGGAGAAGATTAAAAAGTCTTCAGATAAGCTTGTTATTGAATTGAGCAAGACGCCTGATATATTAGAATACGTAGGTCACCACAAAAGATCGGCGCAAATTGTTGTTGGATTTGCAGCAGAGACTCAGAATATCATCGAGAACGGTTACGAAAAACTTGTAAAGAAAAATGCCGATGTTATAGTTGCAAACGATGCTCGAAAAGTGATGGGAAGCGATAAGACAGAGGTATATATAATATTCAAAGGCAAAGCGGTTGTAAATCTGGAAGGTACTAAGGAAGAAGTAGCAAAGGAGCTGTTGAAGAGAGTATGCACAGACACACACTAA
- a CDS encoding ABC transporter ATP-binding protein — MSEVKTNNKTQKPVILKMDHVTMQFGGLTAVDDFDNVAYEGEILGIIGPNGAGKTTAFNVITGIYFPTKGRIIFEDIDITPYRPHQITHLGIARTFQNIRLFGTLTVLDNVLVAMHHLLSTRDADAILKKHGKEPKIKGHLWFWRAVSKIGYKNQEQAMREKAMQLLKKVELDHLADEIASSLPYGQQRKLEIARALATEPRLLLLDEPAAGMNPKESEELMEFIKYIRDEFKLTIILIEHDMKVVMGICERIIVMDSGKIIAEGTPEEISRNPRVIEAYLGKEWEHAGA; from the coding sequence ATGAGTGAAGTCAAGACAAATAACAAAACTCAAAAGCCTGTGATACTAAAAATGGACCACGTAACGATGCAATTCGGAGGATTAACTGCGGTCGATGACTTCGATAACGTCGCATACGAAGGCGAAATCCTCGGTATAATAGGTCCGAACGGTGCTGGAAAAACCACAGCGTTCAACGTCATTACAGGCATATACTTCCCAACAAAAGGAAGGATAATATTTGAAGACATAGACATAACACCGTACAGACCGCACCAGATAACGCATCTGGGCATTGCAAGAACGTTCCAGAACATAAGGCTCTTCGGAACGCTTACTGTTCTTGACAACGTCCTTGTTGCAATGCACCATTTGTTGTCAACAAGAGATGCTGATGCGATACTCAAAAAGCACGGTAAAGAACCAAAAATCAAAGGACACCTCTGGTTCTGGAGGGCGGTCAGCAAAATAGGTTACAAAAACCAGGAACAAGCTATGCGAGAAAAAGCTATGCAATTGCTCAAAAAAGTCGAGCTCGACCACCTTGCGGACGAAATAGCATCATCACTCCCATACGGTCAGCAGAGAAAACTTGAAATCGCAAGAGCGCTTGCGACTGAACCGCGGCTACTCCTGCTCGACGAACCAGCGGCAGGTATGAACCCGAAAGAATCCGAAGAACTCATGGAATTCATAAAATACATCCGAGATGAATTCAAACTCACGATCATACTCATCGAACACGACATGAAAGTCGTCATGGGCATATGTGAAAGAATAATAGTTATGGACTCAGGAAAGATAATTGCTGAAGGAACACCTGAAGAAATAAGTCGAAATCCGAGAGTTATCGAAGCTTACCTTGGTAAGGAGTGGGAACATGCCGGTGCTTGA
- a CDS encoding anaerobic ribonucleoside-triphosphate reductase — translation MSKLVDILKVFNFENDFVEEISQVPEVFLGLEGIDWQLDIVRFTEHFFNNGILSSTIDANANVRSTNVYTYFNEVVKPWSKLYSLYYIYQRMKSLFGKEDARKFLRYELYGDVYLHDAHHSAFEPYCYAYSLRPIVEKGLFFIDSIKSVPAKHLSSYIQHVIQFVMFASNQQSGAVGLPDFFVWLAYYYKKDIGSGVIPKGQEKEYLYQMFQIFTYSINQPIRGTQSPYTNFTYLDRNYIKSIFNGETYPDGTLITDYVEDIIALQKEYWQWISEEREKQMFTFPVLTASLLYKDGKFIDEDSARFINKVNLKWQDTNWYISDSIDAVASCCRLTSSTREIKFKMGPDKLSGMVNSIGGSDLNIGSFKVVTLNLPRIALEAKNKEQFLEKLREKVRVVQKSLAAIRNIIQERIQQGVLPLYNLGLMDLNRQYGTVGINGVYEAMEILGLTTVDIDGVKYTQEGEEFVATLLDEIRKLNDEAFEKYGFTYNIEQVPAEKAAVTFAQKDKILYGINYILYSNQWLPLTTNTDMLNRIKYSGIFDKKVSGGAILHINIDSPFRSEEEAWNMVNLVAQMGVVYFAFNQKISVCQHGHAFYGEKCPTCGGKKTDEYLRIVGYLVPVSSFNKVRQKEEYPKRIFY, via the coding sequence ATGTCAAAGTTAGTTGATATTCTCAAAGTTTTCAACTTCGAAAATGATTTCGTGGAAGAGATTTCTCAAGTTCCCGAAGTTTTTCTTGGTTTAGAAGGCATTGACTGGCAGCTTGATATAGTAAGATTCACTGAACACTTCTTCAACAATGGAATACTCAGCTCTACGATAGATGCCAACGCAAACGTTAGGAGCACGAATGTATATACATACTTCAACGAGGTAGTAAAACCCTGGTCGAAACTCTACTCGCTTTATTACATATACCAGCGCATGAAGTCGCTCTTTGGCAAAGAGGACGCAAGAAAATTTCTGAGGTACGAATTGTATGGCGACGTGTATCTTCACGATGCGCACCACTCAGCATTCGAGCCGTACTGCTATGCCTACTCGCTCAGGCCCATTGTCGAGAAGGGCTTGTTCTTCATCGACAGCATAAAATCCGTCCCAGCAAAGCACCTGTCCTCATACATACAGCACGTTATCCAGTTTGTCATGTTCGCATCGAACCAACAATCAGGCGCTGTTGGACTGCCCGATTTCTTCGTCTGGCTTGCGTACTACTACAAAAAGGACATCGGATCTGGAGTAATACCAAAAGGGCAAGAGAAAGAATATCTGTATCAGATGTTCCAGATATTCACATACTCAATCAACCAACCAATTAGGGGTACGCAGTCTCCGTACACGAACTTCACATACCTTGATAGAAATTACATAAAGTCTATATTCAATGGCGAAACATATCCCGATGGCACGCTGATTACTGACTATGTAGAGGACATAATCGCACTCCAAAAAGAATACTGGCAGTGGATAAGCGAAGAAAGAGAAAAGCAGATGTTCACATTCCCAGTCTTAACTGCATCGCTGCTCTACAAAGATGGAAAATTCATCGACGAAGACAGCGCGAGGTTCATAAACAAAGTGAACTTGAAATGGCAGGACACAAACTGGTACATCTCAGACAGCATCGATGCCGTAGCTTCTTGCTGCAGGCTCACGAGCTCAACTCGTGAAATAAAATTCAAAATGGGACCGGACAAGCTCTCTGGAATGGTCAATTCCATAGGTGGTTCTGACTTGAACATCGGGTCATTCAAAGTCGTAACGCTCAACCTTCCAAGAATAGCGCTCGAAGCGAAAAACAAAGAGCAATTCTTGGAAAAATTGAGGGAAAAAGTCAGAGTCGTACAAAAATCCTTGGCAGCAATAAGGAACATAATCCAGGAAAGGATTCAGCAGGGCGTCCTGCCGCTTTACAACCTTGGCTTGATGGATCTCAACAGGCAGTACGGAACGGTGGGAATCAACGGTGTATATGAAGCGATGGAAATTCTTGGACTAACAACAGTTGACATCGATGGCGTGAAGTACACTCAAGAAGGCGAAGAGTTTGTAGCCACTCTGCTCGATGAGATAAGAAAACTTAACGACGAGGCATTTGAAAAATACGGCTTTACATATAACATCGAGCAAGTCCCTGCAGAAAAGGCGGCTGTTACGTTTGCACAGAAGGATAAAATCTTATATGGAATAAACTACATACTCTACTCTAACCAATGGTTGCCACTAACGACAAACACCGACATGCTCAATAGAATAAAATACTCAGGAATATTCGACAAGAAAGTTTCAGGCGGGGCGATACTGCATATAAACATAGACTCACCGTTCAGAAGCGAAGAAGAAGCTTGGAACATGGTTAACTTAGTAGCTCAGATGGGTGTTGTGTACTTCGCATTCAACCAGAAAATCAGCGTATGCCAACACGGGCACGCATTCTATGGAGAAAAATGCCCAACGTGCGGTGGAAAGAAAACAGACGAATACCTGAGAATCGTTGGCTACTTAGTCCCTGTGAGCTCCTTCAACAAAGTCAGACAAAAAGAAGAATACCCAAAGAGAATATTCTACTGA
- a CDS encoding ABC transporter substrate-binding protein → MRKTVVVLWLLLVLSVFAEIKIGVLLPLTGGISAFGDWTKKGIELAYKQKNTVLGQKIVLVYADTRSEKTEAANAMARLADKEKVVAVIGEIASSNSMAAAEIAEARKVPQVAVTSTNPLVTQGKKFVSRVCFIDPLQGTALAEFAAKNLKAKKVAIFVDIEQDYSVGLTNYFVERFEKKYKGQVLKVQYKSGDQEFSAQIGQATAFGADVIMFTGYYNEIALAAQQARSMGYKGYFIAGDGADAPELIKIGGKAVEGLYFTTHYVPEAATTKLAKDFVEAFKKEFGTLPAMNAALGYDAYMLVVNAIERAKSADPVKINEAIRATKGFQGVSGNITIDANGNAIKDVIIVKVKDGKFAFETRITPENLQ, encoded by the coding sequence GTGAGGAAAACGGTCGTTGTACTCTGGCTTTTACTTGTCCTCAGTGTCTTTGCTGAGATTAAGATAGGTGTACTCCTACCGCTGACAGGCGGTATTTCTGCTTTTGGTGACTGGACGAAGAAAGGCATAGAGCTTGCCTACAAGCAAAAGAACACAGTTCTCGGTCAGAAGATTGTACTCGTGTATGCAGATACAAGAAGTGAAAAAACGGAAGCTGCAAACGCTATGGCAAGGCTTGCCGACAAGGAAAAAGTCGTTGCTGTAATAGGAGAAATCGCAAGCAGCAACTCTATGGCAGCAGCGGAAATTGCTGAAGCAAGGAAAGTTCCGCAAGTAGCTGTTACGTCAACTAACCCACTCGTGACACAAGGCAAGAAGTTTGTTTCAAGAGTCTGCTTCATCGATCCATTGCAAGGTACAGCACTTGCAGAATTTGCAGCTAAGAACCTCAAAGCCAAGAAAGTGGCAATATTTGTGGACATAGAACAGGACTACAGCGTTGGTTTGACGAACTACTTCGTCGAAAGATTTGAAAAGAAATACAAAGGCCAAGTACTCAAGGTACAGTACAAATCAGGCGACCAAGAGTTCAGTGCACAGATTGGACAAGCAACTGCTTTTGGAGCAGATGTAATAATGTTCACAGGTTACTACAACGAAATAGCACTCGCTGCTCAGCAAGCAAGATCCATGGGCTACAAAGGATACTTCATCGCAGGTGACGGTGCGGACGCTCCAGAGCTCATTAAAATAGGTGGTAAGGCTGTTGAGGGACTCTACTTCACAACACACTACGTACCGGAAGCTGCGACGACGAAACTTGCTAAGGACTTCGTAGAAGCATTCAAAAAAGAATTCGGTACGCTCCCAGCAATGAACGCAGCGCTTGGTTACGATGCTTACATGCTCGTCGTAAACGCTATTGAACGCGCAAAATCAGCAGATCCTGTAAAAATTAACGAAGCAATCAGAGCTACAAAAGGTTTCCAAGGCGTTAGCGGAAACATCACGATCGATGCTAACGGAAACGCAATCAAAGACGTCATTATAGTAAAGGTTAAAGATGGGAAATTCGCATTTGAAACAAGGATAACGCCAGAAAACTTACAATAA